A single Phoenix dactylifera cultivar Barhee BC4 chromosome 1, palm_55x_up_171113_PBpolish2nd_filt_p, whole genome shotgun sequence DNA region contains:
- the LOC103701471 gene encoding probable plastid-lipid-associated protein 8, chloroplastic, whose amino-acid sequence MASTVPLFSSAKPRAFLSHVKPSHPPSISLRPRRCEISTIRASIASRPVVGAPDDLVASILSKVKGTDGGVLLTKDGHQEVADVALQLEKYCVDEPVKCPLIFGEWDVAYCSRPTSPGGGYRSAFGRLVFKTNEMVQAVEAPDIVRNKVSFSIFGFVDGEVSLKGKLNVLDDKWIQVIFEPPELKIGSLGFQYGGESEVKLQITYIDEKIRLGKGSKGSLFVFLRQGY is encoded by the exons ATGGCTTCGACggttcctctcttctcctccgctAAACCCCGAGCCTTCCTCTCCCACGTCAAGCCCTCGCATCCGCCGTCGATCTCTCTCCGGCCCCGACGGTGCGAGATCTCCACCATCCGCGCGTCGATCGCCTCGCGGCCTGTCGTTGGGGCACCCGATGATCTTGTGGCTTCGATTCTCTCCAAG GTGAAAGGAACTGATGGAGGAGTTTTGCTCACCAAGGATGGGCACCAAGAGGTAGCAGATGTGGCACTCCAGCTGGAAAAATATTGTGTAGATGAGCCTGTTAAGTGCCCTCTTATATTTGGAG AGTGGGATGTTGCATACTGCTCAAGGCCAACATCACCTGGAGGAGGTTACCGGAGTGCTTTCGGACGCCTTGTCTTCAAAACGAATGAAATGGTGCAGGCTGTGGAAGCTCCAGATATTGTGAGAAACAAGGTGTCATTCTCCATCTTCGGTTTCGTTGATGGAGAAGTATCCTTGAAAG GTAAACTCAATGTATTGGATGATAAGTGGATTCAAGTCATATTTGAACCTCCTGAATTAAAGATCGGCTCACTGGGGTTTCAATATGGTGGTGAGAGTGAGGTAAAGCTGCAAATAACCTACATTGATGAGAAAATCAGGCTAGGGAAGGGTTCCAAAGGTTCTCTTTTTGTCTTCCTAAGGCAAGGATACTGA